ACTTCCGCTTTGTGCAAAAGCAATCTCCACTTCAGGATGATTGATTAATATTCTAATCAACTCACCGCCTGTATAGCCCGCTGCTCCTATGATTCCAGCTTTGATCATTATTTCTTTTTATTGGTTTCGCAAACACTATGATAAATGCCCACCTGGTTTCCGAATATTCTTGTAAAGCCCCTTACATCTTCGCCGGTAAAGCCGGTATTCATTTCACCGTATTTGCCAAATTTGCTGCTCATCAGATCGTTTTCACTTTCAATACCGATGATCTGGAAATGATAAGGGTTTAATTGTACAAATACATCACCTGTTACTTTACGCTGACTCTTTTCCAAATACGCTTCAATGTCTCTCATCACCGGATCTAATATTTGTCCTTCATGCATCCAGTTCCCGTAGAACTGAGACAAGGTATCTTTCCATTGCAATTGCCATTTGGTCAACACATGTTTTTCCAATGCATGATGCGATTTTAAAATTACCATTGGCGCTGCTGCTTCAAAACCAACTCTACCTTTAATACCAATAATAGTGTCGCCCACATGAATATCTCTACCTACTCCATAAGGACCGGCAATGTTTTGTAAATATTGTATTGCTTTGGAAGGATGGTCAAACGATTTATCATTTACTGCTTTCAACTCTCCTTTTACAAAACTTAGTTTTACTTCTTCTTTTCCTGTTTTAGTTACTTGTGTTGGCCAAGCTTCTTCGGGTAAAATACCTTTACTGTTCAAGGTTTCTTTACCACCAACACTTGTTCCCCATAATCCTTTATTTATGGAGTAAACTGCTTTTGCAAAATTCATTTCAACACCTTTACTTTTCAGGTATTCTATCTCCTGTTCACGGCTCAATTTCATGTCGCGGATGGGAGTAATAATTTCTATACCCGGATTTTCAATCTGCAAGATCATATCAAAACGTACCTGGTCGTTGCCTGCTCCAGTACTTCCATGCACTACTGCTTCTGCTTCTAATTTTTTTGCATGATCCGCAATATGTAAAGCCTGG
The Ferruginibacter albus DNA segment above includes these coding regions:
- the argG gene encoding argininosuccinate synthase, with the protein product MSKKVVLGFSGGLDTSFCVKYLTEEKGYEVHSVIVNTGGFSDEELKQVEQHAYKLGVKTHTTINAVESYYDSIIKYLIFGNCLKNNTYPLSVSAERLSQALHIADHAKKLEAEAVVHGSTGAGNDQVRFDMILQIENPGIEIITPIRDMKLSREQEIEYLKSKGVEMNFAKAVYSINKGLWGTSVGGKETLNSKGILPEEAWPTQVTKTGKEEVKLSFVKGELKAVNDKSFDHPSKAIQYLQNIAGPYGVGRDIHVGDTIIGIKGRVGFEAAAPMVILKSHHALEKHVLTKWQLQWKDTLSQFYGNWMHEGQILDPVMRDIEAYLEKSQRKVTGDVFVQLNPYHFQIIGIESENDLMSSKFGKYGEMNTGFTGEDVRGFTRIFGNQVGIYHSVCETNKKK